Proteins encoded within one genomic window of Clostridia bacterium:
- a CDS encoding GntR family transcriptional regulator, whose protein sequence is MQLRPDLIDANRPVSIPQQLRTLLLRAIREGTFKAGDRLPSERSLAEQCGISRTSVRETITELLSEGVLSRMAGRGTFVSKAAPRCDPKAVGVRQIGFWIGAGIFGFVQPGYNQILTGVGEVCRERGYRLQFHAIDESTQSLDQIFAEDDLTGGLDGNLVVGGVSRGAFERLRRLECPLIAVDLLVGDEAMDAIRIDYATGTRMAVEHLRTLGHTEIGFIGFSASQKYEAFWQSLEACGLTYHPRYTQFLSVSELVPGVLAGFRSMQKLIGAGRLPTALLVTNDYVALGVMEALAIADMKVPKDISVVGYDDLGLGAQALTTIKADLMEVGRIAANALIDQLEKGDDLQGQVLIPVQLLVRGTTAPPLDVSMSLELKPASPLPPISI, encoded by the coding sequence ATGCAACTGCGACCTGATCTGATCGATGCGAACAGACCGGTCTCTATTCCTCAACAGCTACGGACCCTTCTGCTGAGGGCGATCCGCGAGGGCACATTCAAAGCCGGGGACCGCTTGCCTTCCGAGCGCAGCCTCGCCGAACAATGTGGAATCTCGAGGACTTCCGTACGGGAAACAATCACAGAACTCCTCAGCGAGGGCGTCCTTTCCCGAATGGCCGGGCGGGGCACGTTCGTCTCCAAAGCCGCTCCTAGGTGCGACCCGAAGGCGGTCGGGGTCCGCCAGATCGGCTTCTGGATCGGCGCCGGCATTTTTGGATTCGTCCAACCGGGCTATAACCAAATCCTCACCGGGGTGGGAGAGGTCTGCCGCGAGCGGGGCTACCGCCTTCAGTTCCATGCCATTGACGAAAGTACTCAATCGCTCGACCAGATCTTCGCAGAAGACGACTTGACTGGAGGGTTGGACGGAAACTTAGTAGTCGGCGGCGTTAGCCGGGGTGCGTTCGAGCGACTCCGGCGCTTGGAATGTCCGCTGATTGCGGTAGACCTGTTGGTCGGCGACGAGGCCATGGATGCAATCAGAATCGATTACGCTACTGGTACTCGAATGGCAGTCGAGCACCTGAGAACGCTCGGCCACACCGAGATAGGGTTTATCGGTTTTTCGGCTTCCCAGAAGTATGAGGCCTTTTGGCAATCGCTGGAAGCGTGCGGACTGACCTACCACCCGCGGTACACTCAATTCCTATCTGTTTCCGAGTTGGTTCCGGGAGTTCTGGCGGGCTTTCGCAGTATGCAAAAACTAATAGGGGCAGGGCGTCTGCCCACGGCTCTTCTGGTGACCAACGACTATGTCGCACTAGGTGTCATGGAAGCACTGGCCATCGCTGACATGAAAGTCCCAAAGGACATCAGCGTCGTAGGATATGACGACCTAGGTCTGGGCGCTCAGGCATTGACCACTATCAAAGCGGACCTCATGGAGGTTGGGCGCATAGCAGCAAATGCGCTAATCGACCAACTGGAGAAGGGCGACGATTTGCAGGGTCAAGTGCTAATCCCCGTTCAGCTCCTAGTTCGGGGAACAACCGCGCCGCCCCTGGATGTGAGCATGTCACTTGAGCTAAAGCCAGCTTCCCCTCTGCCGCCAATCTCCATATAA